The following proteins are co-located in the Candidatus Zixiibacteriota bacterium genome:
- a CDS encoding T9SS type A sorting domain-containing protein: MRFKKIPAIVLLLFLAFAGSASAQVGVYTCINSYIDCGQISNSSVDQVAIQDFAGRPGDTVWMPVHLNTNDTVSGFLILVEFDSAQLTPVHYPLDPQYPDDTLFVQYQLAGALQLAQDQQDIIDPNKEVFFAQISTQSADSGFPTIICAFNLGFGGGIDSTQTPPRMNPTTDFIFRLPFLANPSMPDGDSANFSYREVNEFVVTSEALLEAFCADCRRTNMSVDRDCEVEVYDTLATVPQLIVDTLLDTVTCTSVLYPTTLPGQFFADATPPPEIQSFASTAPGDSVGTGDGFVLTWTVVNADSIFITGPSVDYATTILSDFLSVNAPATQGSFTYTLTAINATDTSTAVRTMLVKNPDDDPPDDPHQPVINVNTSHFIDVGNTLVFTVSATDPDGDFVTLEATDLPTNATFPTVTGTGLASGTFTFTPTLNQAGTETATFRASDGNTSPTTVTVQINIAEPAFDKLFTSSTDKSASGGIPGVPSFLFPVNLVTSQTVYGVQFDFLFDEANFNVRNVLTNHNTAEYVIYSNEDDSPTPGEVRVITFGMANEPIGTDGTEVLLIEMEVESGALPGQYPVYFNYAWESVNPDPNFPSLPLIADTGVVQVDMFGDVNLNLNVDVADLVSIVGHIIAAYTLNQRQIDAGDVNFDASVNVFDLVAIVNSILSGVPLEGSPSLLYEDQYAKVQLDFDDLQQGESDLIVVRSDLPTDIAGVELEILYDPATVYLGRPEQGEDATTMSINSSNNGGGKLKVLLHSGNPFAAGGSINSGEVELVTIPITTNEAVARGDTTQIKLSQALLSTSSATAVRVEGLDAPLPTSFRVAQNYPNPFNPSTTIEFSFGPIGKKVRLEIFNIIGQKVTTLVDDFLSPRDYSVEWNSTDDNGQKVASGVYLYKLQVGTESQTKKMLLLK, translated from the coding sequence ATGAGATTTAAGAAAATTCCCGCCATCGTACTTTTGTTGTTTCTGGCTTTTGCCGGGTCTGCTTCGGCTCAGGTGGGAGTGTATACCTGTATCAACTCGTACATCGACTGTGGACAGATTAGTAACTCTTCAGTCGACCAGGTTGCAATTCAGGATTTCGCCGGTCGCCCCGGCGACACTGTCTGGATGCCGGTTCACTTGAACACCAACGATACGGTCTCCGGCTTTCTGATTCTGGTTGAGTTCGATTCGGCCCAACTCACCCCGGTCCATTACCCTTTGGATCCGCAATATCCCGATGATACTCTCTTCGTGCAGTATCAGTTGGCCGGTGCTCTTCAGCTGGCTCAGGATCAACAGGATATTATTGATCCGAACAAGGAAGTCTTCTTTGCTCAAATCTCAACTCAGAGCGCCGACAGTGGTTTTCCTACTATTATTTGTGCTTTCAATCTCGGCTTCGGTGGCGGTATAGACTCCACCCAGACCCCGCCAAGGATGAATCCAACGACCGATTTTATATTCCGCCTGCCCTTCCTGGCCAACCCCTCCATGCCCGATGGCGACTCGGCCAACTTCTCATACAGGGAGGTTAACGAGTTTGTGGTCACCAGCGAAGCCTTGCTCGAGGCCTTCTGTGCCGACTGCCGCCGCACCAATATGAGCGTCGACCGAGACTGCGAGGTGGAGGTCTATGACACTCTGGCCACTGTGCCGCAGTTGATAGTCGATACTTTGCTGGATACGGTCACGTGTACTTCGGTGCTCTACCCAACCACCCTTCCCGGCCAGTTCTTCGCCGATGCCACGCCGCCCCCGGAAATCCAGAGCTTTGCATCCACCGCGCCGGGTGACTCGGTCGGTACCGGCGATGGTTTCGTACTGACCTGGACGGTAGTCAATGCCGATTCAATATTCATCACCGGACCCAGTGTCGACTATGCTACCACCATTCTCTCTGATTTCCTGTCGGTGAATGCGCCCGCCACCCAAGGCAGCTTTACCTACACACTGACGGCGATAAATGCAACCGATACGTCTACTGCTGTTCGCACCATGTTAGTCAAAAACCCGGATGACGACCCGCCGGATGATCCGCATCAACCGGTGATCAACGTTAATACTTCGCACTTCATTGATGTCGGAAACACGCTGGTCTTTACAGTATCGGCCACCGACCCGGATGGTGATTTCGTTACCCTTGAGGCCACCGACTTACCGACCAACGCTACTTTTCCAACAGTCACCGGCACCGGCTTAGCCTCGGGGACGTTTACCTTCACCCCGACTTTGAACCAGGCGGGTACAGAAACAGCAACTTTCCGCGCCTCCGATGGAAACACTTCCCCAACTACGGTCACTGTGCAGATTAACATTGCCGAGCCGGCTTTTGACAAACTGTTCACCTCGTCGACCGACAAGAGTGCTTCCGGTGGTATCCCCGGAGTGCCGAGCTTCCTCTTCCCGGTCAACCTTGTGACTTCGCAGACCGTATACGGCGTGCAGTTTGACTTCCTTTTCGATGAAGCCAATTTTAACGTTAGAAACGTGCTGACCAACCATAACACGGCCGAGTACGTTATTTACAGCAACGAAGACGACTCGCCCACACCCGGAGAAGTGCGAGTGATTACCTTCGGTATGGCCAACGAACCGATCGGCACCGACGGTACAGAGGTTCTATTGATCGAGATGGAGGTAGAGTCAGGAGCCCTGCCGGGACAGTATCCTGTCTACTTCAACTATGCCTGGGAATCAGTCAATCCCGATCCGAATTTCCCCTCGTTACCGTTGATTGCCGACACAGGTGTCGTTCAGGTCGACATGTTTGGCGATGTAAACCTCAACCTTAATGTCGACGTTGCCGATTTGGTGAGTATAGTGGGACATATTATTGCAGCCTACACCTTGAACCAGAGACAGATCGACGCCGGTGATGTGAACTTCGACGCCTCGGTCAACGTTTTTGACTTGGTTGCAATCGTCAATTCGATACTTTCCGGTGTCCCATTGGAGGGTTCGCCGAGTTTGCTCTATGAAGATCAGTACGCCAAGGTCCAGCTTGACTTTGACGACCTACAGCAGGGGGAATCCGATCTGATAGTGGTGCGCTCCGACCTGCCGACCGACATTGCCGGTGTTGAGTTGGAAATCCTCTATGACCCGGCCACGGTCTACCTCGGTCGACCGGAGCAGGGGGAGGATGCTACCACCATGTCGATAAACTCATCCAACAACGGCGGTGGGAAACTCAAAGTACTGCTGCACTCAGGCAACCCGTTCGCCGCCGGCGGCAGTATCAATTCAGGCGAGGTGGAGTTGGTAACGATACCGATCACCACCAACGAAGCCGTCGCCAGAGGTGATACCACCCAGATCAAGCTCAGCCAGGCGCTGTTGTCCACCTCGTCGGCTACCGCCGTTCGGGTCGAAGGGCTGGATGCACCGTTGCCGACCTCGTTCAGAGTCGCCCAGAACTATCCCAATCCGTTCAACCCGTCGACCACCATTGAATTCTCGTTCGGACCCATTGGAAAGAAAGTCAGGCTGGAAATCTTCAACATTATTGGACAAAAGGTAACCACTTTGGTCGATGACTTCCTCTCACCAAGGGACTATAGCGTGGAATGGAATTCCACCGACGACAACGGACAAAAAGTTGCCTCCGGGGTCTATCTGTACAAACTACAGGTTGGCACGGAAAGCCAGACCAAAAAAATGCTGCTCTTGAAGTAA
- a CDS encoding T9SS type A sorting domain-containing protein: MRVLRIIVTFLMLGSVVTCMVVAETTDRQASADLAYTLWLDTVHVYPGESVGFDINLTNSGPVGSFNLLIKYDPSAVWPVNLTLENTRAADFEYFEYTYNEAGRPGEVRLIGISELGAGPPLAATALPPGDGSLARITFTVANTLDLAGLYIPVRFVFHDTPINDDNTLTDDSGVKIGQTEIEYYDGFIAVREMGEVNLGDVNINGFAYEVSDYVYFSNYFENPNAYPMNALQLANSDMNLDHIPATISDLITLINKIMSGAKASQAAGGSYDLTATIESRSTQTATIVGYQTDFEVGGIFLALRTSQPVDLQSIENLNQNMSIRLLTEGAQTRLFIYSPDGHSMPAGSNDFLKINGLTGVEITSMDLAGADGRTAMVSFAPTAAPRPEDFTLFQNYPNPFNPATQIDFGLKVASDVRLTVYDLLGRQVMTLLDSRLDAGRHSTTWNGRDQNGQVVSSGVYFYRLKTPNSEETRKMILLK; the protein is encoded by the coding sequence GTGAGAGTTTTGAGGATCATAGTCACGTTTTTGATGCTTGGGTCGGTTGTGACCTGTATGGTGGTGGCCGAAACCACCGACCGACAGGCAAGCGCCGACCTGGCATACACTCTGTGGCTTGATACGGTACATGTTTATCCGGGCGAGAGTGTCGGATTCGATATCAACCTGACCAACTCAGGACCGGTCGGGTCCTTCAATCTTCTGATTAAATACGATCCCTCTGCCGTCTGGCCGGTTAACCTGACCTTGGAAAACACGCGAGCAGCCGATTTTGAGTACTTCGAGTACACGTACAACGAAGCCGGCCGACCGGGCGAGGTCAGACTGATCGGTATATCCGAACTGGGTGCCGGACCGCCATTGGCCGCCACAGCTTTGCCGCCGGGTGATGGTTCGCTGGCTCGGATTACCTTCACCGTGGCCAATACTCTTGATCTGGCTGGTTTGTACATCCCGGTCAGGTTTGTCTTTCACGACACACCGATCAACGACGACAATACTCTCACCGACGACTCAGGTGTCAAAATCGGCCAGACCGAGATCGAGTACTATGATGGATTCATTGCCGTCCGCGAGATGGGCGAAGTGAATCTCGGGGATGTCAATATCAACGGCTTCGCCTACGAAGTCTCAGACTACGTTTATTTCTCAAACTATTTTGAGAATCCCAACGCCTACCCCATGAACGCTCTGCAACTGGCCAACTCCGATATGAACCTCGACCACATTCCGGCCACCATATCCGACTTGATTACGCTCATAAACAAGATCATGTCCGGCGCAAAAGCTTCACAAGCCGCCGGCGGATCATACGACCTGACCGCAACCATCGAGTCCCGATCCACTCAGACCGCAACCATAGTTGGCTACCAAACCGACTTTGAGGTTGGAGGCATCTTTCTGGCGCTTCGAACCTCACAGCCGGTGGACTTGCAGAGTATCGAGAACCTGAACCAGAATATGAGTATCCGTCTCCTCACCGAAGGAGCTCAGACCCGGCTGTTTATTTATAGCCCGGATGGACACAGTATGCCCGCGGGGTCCAACGACTTTCTGAAAATCAACGGACTGACAGGTGTGGAGATAACATCGATGGATCTTGCCGGCGCCGATGGGCGCACGGCCATGGTATCGTTTGCTCCGACGGCTGCGCCACGGCCGGAGGACTTCACCTTGTTTCAGAACTATCCCAATCCGTTCAATCCGGCCACTCAGATCGACTTTGGTCTGAAGGTGGCATCGGATGTCCGGCTAACCGTCTATGATTTGTTGGGACGCCAGGTAATGACTCTCCTCGACAGCCGCTTGGATGCCGGTCGACACAGCACAACCTGGAACGGACGCGACCAAAACGGACAGGTCGTCTCTTCAGGCGTTTATTTTTATCGCCTCAAGACTCCCAACTCAGAAGAAACCCGCAAGATGATACTTTTGAAATAA